The Salvia miltiorrhiza cultivar Shanhuang (shh) chromosome 1, IMPLAD_Smil_shh, whole genome shotgun sequence genome has a window encoding:
- the LOC131023531 gene encoding uncharacterized protein LOC131023531 isoform X2, with protein MERGEMMIEVVCPSLSKAIQIVAVDDQKVDLGSIARPLGLDPNTLKLNGYFIARGPHHIASSLTWKSIIAFFSARRLPTGAAASAALLVDGKIASKRSHDVANVTGEIGCFRDSKRPQHDHCSRIPGLHKASWLCLKRKCWLEDEGRVKRARLDEGRFSCSIISKNLKRMRIDEIVAAMPLKKLR; from the exons ATGGAAAGAGGAGAGATGATGATAGAGGTGGTGTGCCCGTCCctatccaaagcaatccaaatAGTTGCAGTAGATGACCAGAAAGTAGACCTCGGCTCCATAGCCCGGCCATTAGGGCTCGACCCGAATACCCTCAAGCTCAACGGCTACTTCATCGCTAGAGGGCCCCATCACATCGCTTCTTCCCTCACCTGGAAATCTATTATTGCCTTCTTCTCCGCCCGTCGCCTGCCCACCGGCGCCGCCGCTTCCGCCGCTCTCCTTGTCGACGGCAAGATTGCCTCCAAAA GATCCCACGACGTAGCAAATGTGACCGGAGAAATAGGGTGCTTTAGAGATAGTAAAAGGCCACAGCACGACCACTGCAGTCGCATTCCAG GTTTGCACAAAGCTAGTTGGTTGTGTCTGAAGAGAAAGTGTTGGTTAGAAGACGAAGGTCGTGTGAAGAGAGCAAGATTGGATGAAGGCCGGTTTTCCTGCAGTATTATCAGCAAAAACTTGAAACGAATGAGAATTGATGAGATCGTTGCTGCTATGCCTTTGAAGAAACTAAGATAA
- the LOC131023531 gene encoding uncharacterized protein LOC131023531 isoform X1: MERGEMMIEVVCPSLSKAIQIVAVDDQKVDLGSIARPLGLDPNTLKLNGYFIARGPHHIASSLTWKSIIAFFSARRLPTGAAASAALLVDGKIASKRSHDVANVTGEIGCFRDSKRPQHDHCSRIPVGLHKASWLCLKRKCWLEDEGRVKRARLDEGRFSCSIISKNLKRMRIDEIVAAMPLKKLR, from the exons ATGGAAAGAGGAGAGATGATGATAGAGGTGGTGTGCCCGTCCctatccaaagcaatccaaatAGTTGCAGTAGATGACCAGAAAGTAGACCTCGGCTCCATAGCCCGGCCATTAGGGCTCGACCCGAATACCCTCAAGCTCAACGGCTACTTCATCGCTAGAGGGCCCCATCACATCGCTTCTTCCCTCACCTGGAAATCTATTATTGCCTTCTTCTCCGCCCGTCGCCTGCCCACCGGCGCCGCCGCTTCCGCCGCTCTCCTTGTCGACGGCAAGATTGCCTCCAAAA GATCCCACGACGTAGCAAATGTGACCGGAGAAATAGGGTGCTTTAGAGATAGTAAAAGGCCACAGCACGACCACTGCAGTCGCATTCCAG TAGGTTTGCACAAAGCTAGTTGGTTGTGTCTGAAGAGAAAGTGTTGGTTAGAAGACGAAGGTCGTGTGAAGAGAGCAAGATTGGATGAAGGCCGGTTTTCCTGCAGTATTATCAGCAAAAACTTGAAACGAATGAGAATTGATGAGATCGTTGCTGCTATGCCTTTGAAGAAACTAAGATAA
- the LOC131023507 gene encoding uncharacterized protein LOC131023507 isoform X1 has protein sequence MLPMADSSLLQHSPLLRNLIHKPSIAAYFFELRKIVSSSLQFGKSNSSIEDAINWLVDHGDDATSEPSVEPELLEDINIEASCPIQISEQVKLRAQELRGQARKRRAEQEKKLDRERETGRIRMGKELLEAKRMAEESERKRFIAQQKADKEEEKRARERIRQKLQQDKLERRGMLGLPREVPAPVNTGLPQETNNPEPVDPAVLPETPASAREHMRECLRNLKHQNKDDNTRATRAFQTLLIYVKNVFKDPNEGKFRKIRISNPVFQDRVGRFEEGVKFLELCGFERVEGGNFLFLPRERVDRSLLKSAAAELHNALTNPFFGLFSA, from the exons ATGCTTCCAATGGCGGACTCTTCTCTTCTCCAACATTCGCCACTTCTCAGAAACCTTATTCACAAACCATCCATTGCCGCCTATTTTTTTGAGCTGCGGAAAATTGTTTCCTCGAGCTTGCAATTCGGAAAAA GTAATTCGAGTATCGAGGATGCTATTAATTGGCTTGTTGATCATGGGGATGATGCTACAAGTGAACCTTCAGTG GAACCTGAGCTTCTCGAAGACATAAACATTGAAGCATCTTGCCCCATTCAGATTTCGGAACAAGTTAAGTTGAGAGCACAGGAGCTGAG GGGTCAAGCACGTAAAAGGAGAGCAGAGCAAGAGAAGAAACTAGATAGAGAAAGGGAGACG GGAAGAATTCGAATGGGGAAAGAACTGTTAGAGGCTAAACGGATGGCGGAAGAAAGTGAAAGGAAAAG ATTTATAGCACAACAGAAAGCAGATAAAGAGGAAGAGAAAAGAGCACGGGAAAGAATTCGTCAGAAACTGCAGCAGGATAAG TTAGAAAGACGCGGGATGCTTGGATTGCCTAGGGAAGTTCCTGCACCTGTGAATACTGGATTGCCACAAGAAACAAAT AACCCAGAGCCAGTCGATCCTGCTGTTTTGCCTGAAACGCCTGCTTCAGCAAGAGAGCACATGAGAGAATGTTTAAGAAATCTCAAACATCAAAACAAG GATGACAATACCCGAGCCACAAGAGCTTTTCAAACTCTCTTGATCTATGTTAAAAACGTCTTTAAGGATCCCAACGAGGGGAAGTTCAGAAAGATCCGCATCAGCAATCCTGTATTCCAG GACAGAGTCGGCAGATTCGAGGAAGGTGTGAAGTTTCTTGAGCTCTGTGGGTTTGAGAGAGTTGAGGGAGGCAACTTTCTGTTTCTACCTAGAGAAAGAGTTGACAGAAGCTTGTTGAAGTCTGCTGCTGCAGAGTTGCATAATGCATTGACAAATCCTTTCTTTGGACTCTTCTCAGCATAA
- the LOC131023507 gene encoding uncharacterized protein LOC131023507 isoform X2, with the protein MEVDERMLGELEAMGFSKKLAAKALSSSGNSSIEDAINWLVDHGDDATSEPSVEPELLEDINIEASCPIQISEQVKLRAQELRGQARKRRAEQEKKLDRERETGRIRMGKELLEAKRMAEESERKRFIAQQKADKEEEKRARERIRQKLQQDKLERRGMLGLPREVPAPVNTGLPQETNNPEPVDPAVLPETPASAREHMRECLRNLKHQNKDDNTRATRAFQTLLIYVKNVFKDPNEGKFRKIRISNPVFQDRVGRFEEGVKFLELCGFERVEGGNFLFLPRERVDRSLLKSAAAELHNALTNPFFGLFSA; encoded by the exons ATGGAAGTAGATGAGAGAATGCTGGGCGAACTCGAAGCAATGGGATTCTCCAAGAAACTGGCCGCAAAGGCACTTTCTTCTTCTG GTAATTCGAGTATCGAGGATGCTATTAATTGGCTTGTTGATCATGGGGATGATGCTACAAGTGAACCTTCAGTG GAACCTGAGCTTCTCGAAGACATAAACATTGAAGCATCTTGCCCCATTCAGATTTCGGAACAAGTTAAGTTGAGAGCACAGGAGCTGAG GGGTCAAGCACGTAAAAGGAGAGCAGAGCAAGAGAAGAAACTAGATAGAGAAAGGGAGACG GGAAGAATTCGAATGGGGAAAGAACTGTTAGAGGCTAAACGGATGGCGGAAGAAAGTGAAAGGAAAAG ATTTATAGCACAACAGAAAGCAGATAAAGAGGAAGAGAAAAGAGCACGGGAAAGAATTCGTCAGAAACTGCAGCAGGATAAG TTAGAAAGACGCGGGATGCTTGGATTGCCTAGGGAAGTTCCTGCACCTGTGAATACTGGATTGCCACAAGAAACAAAT AACCCAGAGCCAGTCGATCCTGCTGTTTTGCCTGAAACGCCTGCTTCAGCAAGAGAGCACATGAGAGAATGTTTAAGAAATCTCAAACATCAAAACAAG GATGACAATACCCGAGCCACAAGAGCTTTTCAAACTCTCTTGATCTATGTTAAAAACGTCTTTAAGGATCCCAACGAGGGGAAGTTCAGAAAGATCCGCATCAGCAATCCTGTATTCCAG GACAGAGTCGGCAGATTCGAGGAAGGTGTGAAGTTTCTTGAGCTCTGTGGGTTTGAGAGAGTTGAGGGAGGCAACTTTCTGTTTCTACCTAGAGAAAGAGTTGACAGAAGCTTGTTGAAGTCTGCTGCTGCAGAGTTGCATAATGCATTGACAAATCCTTTCTTTGGACTCTTCTCAGCATAA
- the LOC131023499 gene encoding uncharacterized protein LOC131023499 — MYADQIEAQANRSVKDRLEGNSAAGPGRRRTISGKRQREDDDKWEHDLFEGSEPQVSGRKVGVRDLRLKLQRKSIEQASQSGRGPGGGRDLREKLSGALYSRPVEYKPPAVRPKPATETSRPPRKSVVAQAPASEAKVSSSVSKKKVQQKVDSVESFLQSLGLDKYSITFQAEEVDMAALVHMSDEDLKAMGIPMGPRKKILLELESKRDD, encoded by the exons ATGTACGCTGATCAAATTGAGGCTCAAGCTAATAGGTCGGTCAAGGATCGCCTTGAAGGAAATTCCGCCGCCGGTCCCGGCCGCCGCAGAACTATCTCCGGCAAGAG ACAAAGAGAAGACGATGACAAATGGGAACATGACCTTTTCGAGGGCAGCGAACCCCAAGTCTCAG GTCGAAAGGTTGGTGTCAGAGATCTTCGCCTGAAGCTCCAAAGAAAGAGTATCGAGCAAGCTTCACAAAGTGGGCGGGGACCTGGAGGTGGAAGGGATTTACGTGAGAAGCTCTCTGGTGCACTCTATTCTCGTCCTGTTGAGTACAAGCCTCCAGCAGTGCGGCCAAAGCCTGCAACCGAAACCAGTAGACCACCCAGGAAGAGTGTTGTAGCGCAAGCCCCTGCCTCAGAAGCCAAGGTTTCTAGCTCTGTATCAAAGAAAAAGGTTCAGCAGAAG GTCGATTCTGTGGAAAGTTTCCTGCAGTCGCTGGGTCTTGATAAATATTCGATTACCTTTCAGGCTGAAgaa GTTGATATGGCGGCGCTAGTACACATGAGTGATGAAGATCTTAAAGCTATGGGAATTCCAATG GGTCCAAGAAAAAAGATACTTCTGGAGTTGGAGTCTAAGCGTGATGACTGA